From the genome of Nicotiana sylvestris chromosome 1, ASM39365v2, whole genome shotgun sequence:
CGGAGTGATACTGCATCGTCTTCCTGATTACTTGAGAGAGATGATAGATTGATTCCCACTTTAGAGCAATGGACTCCACCTAATATTGATATGTCGAAGGATTTTGACATCGAGACTCCCTCATCTACACCAGGCGGTGCGAGCACGTGTCTCGATATGTCAGCATTGTGACCGATATTGGCAAAGTGAGGAAGGACTGCTGGTGGAGCAAGGCAGTGGAGGTAGAGATTCCCAGCCCCAATGATAGCATTACCGACTTCAAGGCTGGCTTCCTTCACATATacacttacccattcaccctaGGCCCCGATAAATCCGTTGAATCTCCTCCATTGGAAATCGACCCAGTTATTCTTGACTTCTGTGCCTGATATCAGGTGACTCTCGGTCAGATCTACCCATCTTTTTAGAGGATAGTGTTAATGCTCAGGCATTTCACCGAAGGGATTAAAGGTGAGGTTTTTACCCTTAGCCATTTGATTAGGCTGTATCTCCCTCGGCTGTATCGAGGCTTGATCAAGCTCTGCCACCAGTCCAAAAAGTCTTTTTTCATGAGCATTGATGAGGGTAaagaccgagggtggatgagcagGTTTATCCGAATGAGGACCTCAAACATCATCCTGGCCCGGAGGATGCCTTTTCCGGATAAATGGAATGCTCAACGTAAGTGAATTTCCATTTAACCGCTTCTCGACTCCCCTTTAATTTGTCATAATAACTTCTTTGTACTTTCTGCAGCCGCTGCTTGGCATTCGGAGGTGGTCCCAGAATTGTTGGGATGGATCAGGCGTTTGGATGAAAAGTTCTCGTATCACATTAGGTCTTGGACCGTCCTGGCTAAGGAGcattgggtggccaagaatcacggTGAGGTTCTATTATCGTCCGTGCTATGCATTTTACGTTTCCTTCCGAACTCTTAGCGAAAACGTATCATAGTTATTGTGCTGGTACAGGTCTTGGCGAGAATATGAAGATGAGTCTGTCCTCTGACGGCGAAGCAAAGGCCCTGGAGCCTGATACGAGCAGGAAAAGGAAGGGCAGGGCAGCCGTCGCTCATTCTGATAGGGCTGCTGCTCTAACCTCTGGGTCGAACCCTAATATCGAGGGGGAGGATGATGAGGGAAGTCCGTTAAGGAGGCAAACAAGGTACAGTGTGAAAGATTTGTAGGCGCCCCGATCGGAGAGGATACTGATATTGCTTCGAATTATGCGGTCGGATTCGGCGTAGCTTTCGATAGGAGAACCGTTGGAGTTGATACTGAGGGACCGGAGCTCGGGGCTTTCCGGGAGCGTGGGTCGCTATTTGGAGAAATCGGTGAATTGAACAACCTTATCTCGAACTATCTAATTTCATCTGGGAAGCTGAGGGATGCCGAAAGGATGGTTGGCATCAAAGCGGGGACTCCTAACAAAGGGGGAGATTTTATTGCCGATATTTTTGATGGCGTAATCGACAGGGCCGATCTCAATATTTCCAACATCGTTAGAGCGGTGGAGAAGTCTATGCAGTAGGTGATAGTTTTCCCTTACATGTTTCTTTTCGTTCTCGGGCATTATTCGTCGTTTTTCTTATCTTTTCACATTATGCCACAGTGtaaggagatgtatgatcatgcTCTTCTTCGACTCTGGGGGGAACTTTCTTGCCACAAGAAGGAGCGTGATAACTTTTCTTCGAAACTTCAGGACTTGGAAGCTCGTGGTGCCCAGGGGAATAAAGAGTTGGGGGAGCTTTGGTGTGCTTTAGAGGTGGCGCTCCGGGAGAAAGCCGCTCTTGTTTCTCAGGTACTCTACCTTGCTCATACCCGCCCTTTTGCCCGGCATTCGCACATATTCTAGATTCATATATTCATCAGCTTGTCCTTCCTCATAGGTCGAGCAGAGTAGCTCGCGGATTATTCAGTTGGAGGCGGAGATCTCCGGGCTGGAAGAACGAAACAAGGTTGTGGCTGGGGAATTGGCGACATCCCGAGATCTTCTCTCGGACACTCGTAGGGAGATCACTACTTTGGCCATGACCAAGTCTGAGGCCGAACGACATGCTACTACTTATAAGGAGGATGCGACCATGGCTCATATAATGGTTCGCGACATGTCCATGACAGCCAAACGGAGACTAATTTGAGTCGTCGAATACGCCAAAGCGGAGGCAAAGAGGAAAACCCTGGAAGAACTCGAGGCCAGAGGCTTCAAGCTGTCTGCCGATCTGGAGGAGGCTCGTGTGATGGAAGGAAAACTAGTGCTCCTGAATACTTCTGATAAGGGCGAAGATGATAGTGGCGAGGAGTAGTCTCCGAGCCTTTTGTGTATGCCTTTCTTTTTGTTTCATGTGTCCCCCCGGGAAGCAAATAGTGTAGAGACGTTTTTATCTCTTTGCCAATATCTAAAAGGAGCTTTTATTCTATTAGTTCTTTTTCTTGCTTCTTTGTTTTTATGTTTTCGCACCGGACCTTCGGGGCCTTTTTGTGGGACTGACTAGGGGCCCCGATACTAGCCATATCGAGGTGGAATCAATAGTTCCTTCTGACCCGATTTTTATGACGTCGGGGATCTCCCGAGGTCCTTTGGTTTTACCAGTCATGTGGGAGCCTGGAATGATTCTTCCAGTGCACTCCACAAGGAGAAGGTGATGTTAATGtggccagaattaattggcccttTTGGACAAACGAGAAGTTGTCGCTTAGcctttatatattttcttatctGCCCTTCAAGCAGTGATTTTGCAAATTTTGATAAGCCTATCTCTTCTACAGAGCCTGGCGCTTTGTGCGAGTCCTTCCGCTCCCTTGGTTCAGAGAGTTTTTCTAGGACCCTCATCTTTTTTGCCTTTGTTCTGCTGTAATCATGGTTGCTGCCTCGACTGTTGATCTTCGACGGAGGGGAGTCCCTGCTGTGCTCCGCCTTTGGTTGGTACCAGTGGCTTGTCCCCAATATTAGGAGAGCGAGATTCGGGTCGCCCTTCCTTGAAGAAAGTCATCACACCGGGAAGACCTCCCAATGTTCAAGGCCATCGAGTGCATATGTTGGGGATTATTTCATCGGTGAGGGAGGAAAACCTCAAGATGATCAGAAAAGAGTGTGGATGGGGAGAGGGCGTGGTCTTGCAAGCACCCTCCCCCGAGTAGAGTATCACGACATACGCTGAGGGGTTCTTGAGTGTGTATGTCCACGTTCTTTCACCGGGTCCCCCGGACCGGGTCGTGCTCGATTTCTGTATGATGTATCAAGTAACGTTGGTGTAGGTTCATCCCTTTCTTTGGAGAATAGTGCAGTCGATTAGATATTTTGCTGACAGGGCCGGGATAGAATTCACCCTTAGCCACCTCGTGAGGTTCTATCTGCCATTGTGCTATCGGGGCTTGATTGCTCTTGAATGTAGATCCGCCCGAGTTCCTGTGATCGGCAGCGAGGGGGATGAGGATCGCAGCTGGATGAATCAGTTTATGTGAATCCGGATGGCCGATGTTATCCTCGAAGAATTTTTGTCGTTCCCTGAGAGATAGAACCTCACTCGTAAGTGCTTCGTTTGAACTGTCTTTTAACTCAGCATGGGGTTGGCCCCGTAATGGTATCTTTCTGCTCTTTGTTTATAGCAACTCATTGGTTGCCCGGTGAGATCCCTGACTTAGCCGAATGGTCCCATAAGCTAGCAGCTTTCTTGACCTACGATAGGCGTCGGTGGCGAGATCTATCAAAGGGGAGATGGGAGGTGAAGCATCATGGTAGGTGTTTGGCATCTTGCCCCCCTAAGGAACGGCTTCCTTCTTGCTGGCTTATTTGATTTATCTGCTGCAGGTGCCGAGAGTCTCTTCGAGGCGAGGTTAAATTCCATGAGGGAGGAAGAGAGATTGTTGGCCTCGGTGTTAGGGGACgccggaaaaaggaaagatgCCCCGAGGTGCGAGAAGGCCTATGGTGAGGCACCCTTCTCGCAGCAGTTAAGGGGAAGCGATTCGGTTGACCGACAATTTTTCGGGATTAGTGTATCGTCGTATATTGCTTCAGCCTTCGGCGAGGCTCAGCCTTTTGGCCTAATGGTGAGTTTCAGTCACTGTAAGGATGTTTCGGCCCTACACTcctctcttttccttttgttcaccTGGCATTCTTTCTCAGACTTTTGACAGGCTCAAAGCCAAACTACTTCATTATGAGGCCCCACTGCGGGATGCTcgagatagggagaaatccctcagacATCTTTGTGCGGCAAAGGAAAGCGAGCTCATCTCTTTACGGCGTGATATCGACCAGAGTCGGGTCCGGGAGGCCCTTTTGGAGAAATAGGTATCCTATATCTCGTACTGGACTGCATTCCTTTTTTTCCATCTTGACGTGTTGTTGTTTCAGTTGAAGGGCAGGGCGGACGAGCTGGAAAAACTCTGGGGTGAAGTTGGCAAAGCCAAACGTGAATTCATCGAGCTACAGGCACACGTGAATGCCCATTCCGaggccaaagagagggctcagACCGGGGCTTCCGCTCTTAAGGCACAAATTCAGGCTGCTCGTGCTAATGACTCTGCTCGGGCGAAGATGATCATAAAACTGTCATCCGAACTTTCAAGGGCCAAAACTGAGATGGTGAATGTTCGAGCCGAGGTTGTGATGATTAATAGCAGGGCGAGGCAGAAAATGACAGCTTATTTGAGGAGCGTCGTTGCCGCTAAAGCCGAGTTGCAAAAAACCCTCGATCGTGCCAAAAATAGCAAAGAGTATGTGAGGTGCAGAGCTCGGAGGGAAATCTTCAAGGAGATTCATGCcaggggctttgatctctcgggggagatcgagcaagccaaaggagAGGAGCACGATGCTAAATTTCTGTTGTCTGATGCTGAGGACGATGGGGAGGAGACCGCCGGTCTATAACTGCCGAAAAAGAGTGGAATGATCGTTTCCTGCCTTCTTTGTTGTGTATATACAATTTTCAATATTCTACGCAGGCTGGGGTTGCGCCTTGTCGTTAGTACGTAGCAATAAGAGGGGGAAACCCGCAACTTGTATCTTCTGTATTTTTGCTTGTTGGAATTTCAATTGCATTGATTCGACCCCGGACTTTCCCTAAGGCTTGCATGCTTTAACTATCAtcgggttcagtctctgagttgGGATCTGACTCGAGCTTAATTTACCCTCGAGTTTTGCATTCGTTTGGGTTGGCGATGATGGTTtttatttcttgcccttgggcgtTTGGTTGTTTCAActtattttgggtccagtctccgagtcgcattgcaattcaagctttaattgaccctgAAGTTTTTTCTTGCCTACATGGGTGGGCaacgatggccttttgtgcttcgggcCGATGTGGCTTAGTAGGTGTGTGGCCCGGACGCTCGCTCGGCTGATTtatagtggcatttatgtcgtgcccttaggcgtGTTAtagtttaactattttgggtccagacTCTGAGTTGCGTTGCGATTCGAGTTTTAGTTGACCCTCAAGTTGTCAGTTttgctggtgacaatggctcttacactgtttAGTCGTAGAGACCATTTAATATGTGGCCTGTAGGCTtgcttagttaactattttggatccggtctccgaatcgagttacgattcgagctcactttaatcctcaagttgtcaattttggTTGGCAACAATgtctcttacgctgtttggtcgtagagaccttttaatatgtggcctgtaggcttgcttagctggcgaaaATGCCTCTTACGTtgtttttgcccgtgggctttttgtaggctttgtttttcgctcgttaaggtcttttgtaagatttttgcctgacccatagttggttctggaagaacctcgattttaaGTCGTTATCGGCGATATTTCGAGCACTTTGGTAGGTTCATAGCtcatttttgcctgttgagggaagcctgttttaactggttctttccgaagtatatttgaagtagtggcctgcgatttttgtttagcgacggtcgggtgtccccgagtcgcgttattttGGTTGTATCAGCTATTTTGACCATAGTTATGTGCGTTTcgccgtagccatttttgatcccaagtGATAGTTCAGGTGTcttgttacaccccaagttttcatacgtgagagtacatcgtaagtcattgatgtaagctcggaaatgagattctatttggaagcaaataaagtaagttaataatgttaccttggaggttacaaatatttaagatcatgaataacgattaccaagagggttggaaatcttagaagctaaaccaattgaagaaaataagtttcgtcgaaagtcgacaagtttcgaatgttataacatgtactttggggtgagactagggttattaacatgataaggaggttattctatgagttattttagtcgtatgatattcattttctacattttgaaggcaagcaagttgtggaacaagagttggcaaaggtcatcacaagttacattcataaatttgctgaaatttaggtcaaatgtatctgagaatttctccaaatatacttggaataatggggtgttctacctaccaaattgaaggtctacgagtctagtttctaacacattaaaccgtttgtcaatacgacatcggagtagagagatattcgcattttcgcgagaccgcgcaagcagctcccaatgggacccacttaggcggtggttgacctacttcaatttataaacgatttggacgcctatttttgctcatttttcaactaaagttcgtctccaaacttctcctaaccctcctaaacatatatcacaagggtttgaagtgattccaaagtgattacaccatatttcaacatcaaaacttagttctagtgaagaacaacacctctttgaggttgtgttgtcattgaggattgttgtgggctgtatttggatgaaattccaagttgttgctgctgtataaggtgagtataacaacctactaattgtgcttaagcttgcttgtatgttggttaagttgttaggatgataaactataagataatacttggactagcttaagtcacttctatggtgttgtattgctattaagggttgttgtaaaatgaatataacttggattttgacttgaagttactgtaggaggtatgtatattgtgttcttgcttgtgcctaaggttatcttgatatttattaagttaaatggatgggctagacctgaactagtgaataaagttgctagttggggatagttgaagttgtggattattttcgttgttataaatatatggtataatgctggaatcattgattaatgacttcattatcaagttaatgatacttttatgttgaagtaagaagtctataaggattgataaggggtatacggattccaatcggagtttgccgctcgtcgtaatgtagttgtgacttgttgtggttatatggtgtcttgatattgataattatgtattgatggattgctctggtcattgttgttggtatatggtattggaggaggcccttgttacaatggagatgctgcccaaatttacgtaaacgagctactagcttaagttatagacttagcctttgctcagcactgattttgaatctccttatactatgatagattgagttgacttgtttgaagagttgcttggaagggattaaggactcaacgggtttaaggtatgttaaggcactttcttctttcttttggcatggtctaaaatgaaatgaacataaacgatacgctatttcataatgactctactcctagcaactaaggttgtccatgttgttctttccttataaaattattctaaacaagtgtgtatgatccttaaatcctactaaggttcatattgatggtagggatgtccataatgttcttaagtcactccaaaaggtttagaagatgattccatgagtctagcatgcattatatatagtatctattttactctaccgagccgcgctatagtcggccgggtacggcacctattgtgcaaccactgatcagttgggtttaccgagctccacgtggccgggtacgattctaccgaaccttatgatggtcgggtacgcttttaccgagtcctctttgaggccgggtacgatatgatgatgatgcccacagaggcgaatgttttaaaaagtttatgtatatatatgtattatgcatttcatatcagtaacccccagaggcactctaatgttacaggttgtatctcctttatctctctctttacattactgttcttgtttatgctttcctgcctaacatactcggtactttattcgtactgacgtcccttttgcctggggacgctgcatttcatgcccgcaggtcccgattgataggttgacagtcctcctagtaggctatcagctcagcgaaggtgttggtgcactccacttgctccggagttgcctatttggtcagtatgctttggatatgtattgattgatatggcggggccctgtcccgacctttatgattttatgtactcttagaggcttgtagacatatgtcaggtgtatggataattgtatggccttgtcggcctatgtttcgagtttactaatggtcatgtcggccttataggcccgtatgtcacatatattagtttgtatatcatgttgggtcttc
Proteins encoded in this window:
- the LOC138873398 gene encoding uncharacterized protein, which gives rise to MVSFCSLFIATHWLPGEIPDLAEWSHKLAAFLTYDRRRWRDLSKGRWEVKHHGAESLFEARLNSMREEERLLASVLGDAGKRKDAPRCEKAYGEAPFSQQLRGSDSVDRQFFGISVSSYIASAFGEAQPFGLMTFDRLKAKLLHYEAPLRDARDREKSLRHLCAAKESELISLRRDIDQSRLKGRADELEKLWGEVGKAKREFIELQAHVNAHSEAKERAQTGASALKAQIQAARANDSARAKMIIKLSSELSRAKTEMVNVRAEVVMINSRARQKMTAYLRSVVAAKAELQKTLDRAKNSKEYVRCRARREIFKEIHARGFDLSGEIEQAKGEEHDAKFLLSDAEDDGEETAGL